Genomic DNA from Panthera leo isolate Ple1 chromosome A1, P.leo_Ple1_pat1.1, whole genome shotgun sequence:
gaggtttgtcaattttgtttattttttcaaaaaaccaactcttggtttcgttgatctgctctacagtttttttagattctatattgtttatttctgctctgatctttattatttctcttcttctgctgggtttaggctgcctttgctgttctgcttctatttcctttaggtgtgctgttagattttgtatttgggatttttcttgtttcttgagataggcctggattgcaatgtattttcctctcaggactgccttcgctgcatcccaaagcgtttggattgttgtattttcattttcgtttgtttccatatatattttaatttcttctctaattgcctggttgacccactcattcgttagtaaggtgttctttaacctccatgcttttggaggttttccagactttttcctgtggttgatttcaagcttcatagcattgtggtctgaaagtatgcatggtataatttcaattcttgtaaacttatgaagggctgttttgtgacccagtatatgatctatcttggagaatgttccatgtgcactcgagaagaaagtatattctgttgctttgggatgcagagttctaaatatatctgtcaagtccatctgatccaatgtatcattcagggcccttgtttctttattgactgtgtgtctagatgatctatccatttctgtaagtggggtgttaaagtcccctgcaatgaccacagtcttatcaataaggttgcttatgtttatgagtaattgttttatatatctgggggctcaggtatttggcgcatagacatttataatagttagctcttcctggtggatagaccctgtgattattatataatgcccttcttcatctcttgttacagcctttaatttaaagtctagtttgtctgatataagtatggctactccagctttcttttggcttccaggagcatgataaatagttctccatcccctcactctcaatctaaaggtgtcctcagatctaaaatgagtctcttgtagacagcaaatagatgggtcttgtttttttatccattctgataccctatgtcttttagttggcgcatttaatccatttacattcagtgttattatagaaagatatgggtttagagtcattgtgatgtctgtatgttttatgcttgtagtgatgtctctggtactttgtctcacaggatcccccttaggatctcttgtagggctggtttcgtggtgacaaattccttcagtttttgtttgtttgggaagacctttatctctccttctattctacatgacagacttgctggataaaggattctcggctgcatattttttctgtttagcacactgtagatatcgtgccaagcctttctggcctgccaagtttcaaaggagagatcagtcacgagtcttataggtctccctttatatgtgagggcacgtttatcccttgctgctttcagaattttctctttatccttgtattttgccagtttcactatgatatgtcgtgcagaagatcgattcaagttacttctgaagggagttctctgtgcctcttggatttcaatgcctttttccttccccagttcagggaagttctcagctataattttttcaagtaccccttcagcacctttccctctctcttcctcctctgggataccaattatgcgtatattatttttttttagtgtatcacttagttctctaattttcccctcatactcctggatttttttatctctctttctttcagcttcctctttctccataactttatcttctagttcacctattctctcctctgcctcttcaagccgagccatcgtggtttccattttgttttgcatttcgtttaaagcgtttttcagctcctcgtgactgttccttagtccctcgatctttgtggcaagagattctctgctgtcctgtatactgttttcaagcccagcgattaattttatgactattattctaaattcactttctgttatattatttaaatcctttttgatcagttcattagctgttgttatttcctggagattcttctgaggggaattcttccgtttggtcactttggagagtccctggcgtggtgaggacctgcagtgcacttcccctgtgctgtggtgtataactggagttagtgggcggggccgcagtccgaccggatgtctgcccccagcccactgctggggccacagtcagactggtgtgtgccttctcttcccctctcctaggggcgggattcactgtggggtggcgtgtcctgtctgggctactcgcacactgccaggcttgtgttgctggggatctggcgtattagctggggtgggtaggcaaggtgcacgggggctggaggggcaggcttagctcgcttctccttaggtgatccacttcaggaggagccctgtggcagcgggagggagtcagatccgctgccagaggtttggctccgcagaagcacagagtttagtgtttgcgcggagcgagcaagttccctggcaggaactggttccctttgggattttggctgggggatgggcaggggagatggcgctggcgcctttgttccccgccaagctgagctctgccgtccgggggctcagcagctctccctccctttgtcctccagccttcctgctttccgagcagagctgttaacttatgacctcccagacgctaagtcgcgcttgctgtcggaacacagtccgtccggcccctccgcttttgccagccagactcgggggctctgcttggcaggtgagccgcccctctgccccggctccctcccgccagtccgtggagcgcgcaccgcctcgccgcccttcctaccctcttccgtgggcctctagtctgcgcttgactccggagactcccttctgctaatcctctggcggttttctgggttctttaggcaggtgtaggtggaatctaagtgatcggcaggacgcgctgtgagcccgcgtcctcctacgccgccatcttccggaacccccctgATGTTAAGCCTAAAATGCATATCTAAACATTCTACTACTGTTTGTAAAACTCTGGgtcacagaaggaaaagaaactgaaggaaaagaagTGCCTTTTCTGTGGTATCTTGCCCCTGAGAAagcctcctctgccccagcctcccaTACTCATCAGAGAGCACATTTAGTCAACATTCAACATAGGGCCCCAGATTCTGACCTCAGTCCCCCTTTTTTGACCAAATTTGTGTATCACAGGTAGAACAGATGTGTCATTGTGAGCTGTGCACTCTCACATGAGCATCAAGGCATATCATATACTGTATGGCACTTGTTTGCATATCAAACTATGCAGGCTCAAATTCCTTGAAAATAGCAACAATGCAGTATTCAGATTTTAATCTCATTTAGCTTTTgaaatataatatactataaaatatctattgaataatttaataaatgagtgaatatttgATATTCTGattatctcttctctctccctctctctttctctctctctctttgcctaaTAAATTACATACTTCAAAACTTGGCTCAGATGTCACTTGAAGCAAGGAATCTCTCCTAAATGGAAGGAAGCTTCCATTCTGAGTTCATATTTTTCCTACAGTTTCTTATACAGTAGGGATGCAAAGCCCATCATTTGGTGGGGCTTTTAACCACTAGATGCCTGCAGTTTTGGACCATGTACACTTAATGTGCATTATCATGGTATAGCAAATTAAGGGATGATACAAAGTAGGAAGAGACAGGATTGTCCCAGTGATAATTAGTCACATTTAAATGAGCATCTTTTATAAGATATTATGTGATTTACACTACCATCAAACAGAACACAAACTAAAAAAGGGAGGAAGACTGACATTTTAACTGCTTGTGTGcgataattatatatttacagaaaattagAATGAATAAGAATGGTAcaaaccacattcacataacttttaccatgactcaacaattcttaacactttttacctctttttcttcatcacctttcttcttctttcactttaaaatggattttatagACTCagatgaactttttttctttaaatattttaatttatgtatttttaagaatatgtaAGTTCTTCTACAGAGTCAGGATGCAGTTCAGTAAATACAACAACTCAACAACTTCAGTAAATATAACATCAATATaagataattatataatatattttgaaaggagaagaattagaaaatttaagagttttatagtacAGACAGgcaattcttcaaaaaaatgtaaaagtgaaaTAAGACACCATGGtataaaattctaagaaataaagtTGACATAAATTTCTGAACTTACAATgtgtagagaaggaaaaacaataatGTCAAGGttttctacttttaagttttGTGAAAGACAGGTTCCACATTCCACATTTTCTTCAGAGCCCCCATAACATCCTTATTTCTTAGACTATAGATCAAAGGGTTGAGTACAGGAGTGAGTATTGTGTAAAAGACAGATACCATCATGTCCTTCTCAGGTGTATGGTAGGACTTGGGGAGCATGTAAGTATAAATGGCAGCCCCATAGAAGAGGATGACCACAGTCATGTGGGAAGAACAAGTGGCAAAGGCCTTCTTTTGGCCTTCTGCTGAGTTCATCCTATGGATGGTGATGAGGATAAAGTAGTAGGATCCTGAAATGACTGTCACAGGAATGAGAAGCATGAGGACACAGCACAAGTACATGAAAATCTCATAGATGGAGGTGTCTGAACAAGACAGTTTCAACACCGCTGGGACTTCACAGAAGAAATGATGGATCTCCCGAGATCTGCAGAAGGGGAAGGTCATGGTGATGGGAGTGAACAAGAAGCCATCCACTGAACCCAGGAACCAGCAACCAGATGCTAGAAGGAGAAACACCCTAGGGTTCATGAGGACTGGGTAACGGAGGGGATGGCAGATGGctacatagcggtcataggccatagaggctagaagaaaaaattctgaacCTGCTAGTGTCACATAGAGAAACATCTGTATCCCACATTCTGTGGTTGAGATCTTGTTCATACCCATGACTTGGTCCATGAGCATCTTCGGCACAGTAACAGAAATGTACATTATGTCCATGAGAGACAGCTGGCTGATgaaaaagtacatgggggtgtggaggtaGGCATCAGAATGTATCAGTAGGATCAGGATGGTGTTTCCAGTCAAGGCCATCAGGAAAGC
This window encodes:
- the LOC122199717 gene encoding olfactory receptor 2T4-like, yielding MEKTNWVANYTARSDFILVGIFNESKHPALLCLVIFVAFLMALTGNTILILLIHSDAYLHTPMYFFISQLSLMDIMYISVTVPKMLMDQVMGMNKISTTECGIQMFLYVTLAGSEFFLLASMAYDRYVAICHPLRYPVLMNPRVFLLLASGCWFLGSVDGFLFTPITMTFPFCRSREIHHFFCEVPAVLKLSCSDTSIYEIFMYLCCVLMLLIPVTVISGSYYFILITIHRMNSAEGQKKAFATCSSHMTVVILFYGAAIYTYMLPKSYHTPEKDMMVSVFYTILTPVLNPLIYSLRNKDVMGALKKMWNVEPVFHKT